Part of the Clostridium sporogenes genome, TTTACCATTGTCTTTTTTAGAAGTTGGAGGTATAAATCATGATAAATAAAAGAAAAGTGAATGTGCAAAGTGTAGAACAAGAAAATACAAAAAAACTTTTTAACTTTAGTAAAATGGACTTACAAAAAGTATATAAAGAACTGAATACTGATATAAAAGGGCTAACAATCAACGAGGTAGAAAACAGAATTGAACAATACGGATTAAACCAAGTGGAACATGAGAAACCAATACCATGGTATGTACAGTTGTTTAAAGCCTTTATTAATCCTTTTGTATTAGTCTTATTAGTTCTTGCCGGTGTATCTTTAATAACTGATGTTATTTTAGTAGCACCAGAAGATAGAAGTTTCACAACCGTAATTGTGGTTGGTGTAATGGTAACAATAAGCGGTCTTTTAAAATTTTCTGAAGAGTTTAAATCAAATAAGGCTGCTGAAAAACTAAAGCAATTAGTAAGAACAACTGCTGCTGTATATAGAAAAGAATCAGATATTAAAGAGATAGATATGTCTGAAATTGTACCTGGAGATATAGTGTATCTTGCAGCAGGAGATATGATACCTGCTGATGTAAGAATAATAACAAGCAAAGATTTATTTGTAAGTCAATCCTCTTTAACAGGAGAATCTGAGCCTGTCGAAAAGTATTCAGTTTTAAAGAATGCAAATGAAGATTTAAGTGTAAGCGAACTTGATAATATATGTTTATTAGGTACTAATATTATAAGTGGAAGTGCTACTGCAGTAGTTATATCAACAGGAAATGACACATATCTTGGAACTATGGCGTCAACACTTACAGAAACTAAAAACTTGACGAGTTTTGAAAAAGGCATAAATAGTGTGAGTATGCTTCTTATAAAATTTATGTTTGTTATGGTTCCCATAGTATTTTTTATAAATGGTATTACAAAAGGAAATTGGCTAGAAGCTTTGCTTTTTGCAATATCCATAGCTGTTGGATTAACACCAGAAATGCTTCCAATGATTGTTACAACTAATCTTGCTAAAGGTGCTGTGGTTATGGCAAAACGCAAAACTGTGGTTAAAAAGCTTGATGCTATACAAAATTTTGGAGCAATGGATGTTCTTTGTACTGATAAAACAGGAACTTTGACCTTGGATAAAATTGTTGTTGAAAGATACCTAAATATACATGGGGAACAAGATCAGAGAGTTTTGAGGCATGCCTATTTAAATAGTTTTTATCAGACAGGGCTTCGTAATTTAATGGATATAGCTATATTAGAACATGGAAACGAAAAAGGTTTTAAGGAACTCGAAAAAAATTATTTGAAGGTAGATGAAATTCCCTTTGATTTTGTAAGAAGAAGAATGTCTGTTGTATTGAAAAATAATGAAGGTAAGAGACAGCTTATAACAAAAGGCGCTGTGGAAGAAATGCTTTCAATTTGTACTTTAGCAGAATATAAAGGAGAAGTTGTAGAACTTACTGAAGATATAAAAAATAAAGTGCTTCGTATGGTTACAAGATTAAATAATGAGGGCATGAGAGTTATTGCAATAGCACAAAAAAATAATATTGCAGATGAGAATAACTTTAGTGTAAAAGACGAAAGTAATATGGTTCTTATGGGATATGTAGGATTCTTGGATCCACCAAAGGATTCTGCAAAAGATGCAATAAAAGCACTCAATGAAAATGGTGTAGCTGTAAAAATATTAACTGGTGATAATGATGCAGTAACCTTAAAAATATGTAAAGAAGTAGGATTAAAAATTACTAATGTACTTTTAGGAAATGAAGTAGAAAAGATGGGTGATGATAAGTTAGCTGAGATTGTTGAAAATACTAATGTTTTTGCCAAACTTTCTCCACTTCAAAAATCAAGAATAATAAAAATACTTCAAAATAAAGGGCATACAGTAGGTTTTATGGGCGATGGTATAAATGATGCTGCTGCGCTACGTCAAGCAGATGTTGGTATTTCTGTTGATACTGCAGTAGATATTGCAAAAGAATCTGCAGATATAATTTTATTAGAAAAAAATCTTATGGTGCTAGAAGAAGGCGTTATAGAAGGAAGAAAGGTTTTCGGAAACATTATAAAGTATATAAAGATGACTGCTAGCTCTAATTTTGGTAATGTATTTAGTGTATTGGTTGCTAGTATGTTTCTACCATTTTTGCCTATGTTACCAATTCATCTTTTAATACAGAATTTATTTTATGATATATCTCAGATCTCTATTCCATGGGATACAATGGATAAAGAGTATTTAAGAAAGCCTAGAAAATGGAATGCTAGTGATATTGGAAGATTTATGATTTTTATTGGACCAGTAAGTTCTATATTTGATATAATAACTTATTTAGTAATGTGGTTTGTATTTAAAGCTAATACTCCAGCAATGCAATCATTATTCCAATCAGGTTGGTTTATAGAAGGACTTTTATCTCAGACTCTTATTGTACACATGATAAGAACTAAAAAGATACCTTTTGTTCAAAGTAGAGCTACAGCTCCTGTGCTTTTATTAACAGGAATTATAATGACAGCAGGTATTTGTATACCTTTTACATCCTTTGGAGCCTCTATTGGATTACAACCATTACCACTTTTATATTTTTCATGGCTTATAGGAATTTTATTAGCTTATTGTGTGCTAACACAATCTATAAAAAGACTATATATTAAAAAGTTTAATAGCTGGTTATAATTTATAATATAAAATAAATAGTTTCATATTAGAATTTTGTTAATATATACTTTTTAGTAGAGTAAAAAATTATTAATAATTTTAGAAGTTAATGATATAAAAGTGTAAATAAAAAATAAATAATAGCAGTCTTTTTTAATTAGAGATAAAATTAAAAAAGGTTGCTATTATTTGGTATGTATTTTCAAAATTATTAAATAAAAACTATTAAATTTTATTTGACTAAAATTTAAGTTTTTATAATTTTTTAAAATAATAAAGTTTACCATCTTCTATAGAATAATCAATAAGATTTTTATGGAAAAGGTAAGTTATAAAGGCACTTAGAGCCCCGGTATACAAGTGATATTGATTAAAGTTTAGGTTTAAATCTTCTAATATTACAAGGTTTTCTAATATATCTTCTTTAGTTAAAGGTTGATCTAAAAGTTCTAAAATTATATTTACATGCTTTTCTATATTTTTCATGTTTTTATCCACTAAATTTATTATCTCATCTTTTTCTAATACTCTATCACAGTGACTTATAACAAAATAATCAGCTTCTATATTTTTTATAATTTCTAAACTCTTTATAGATTCTTCTAAATCATAGTAGTAAGGAAGAGAATATTTTTTTATTGTTTCATCACTAAAAATACTGTCCCCTAAAAAACATACCTTTTCAGGTGTGATAAATCCTATCTGCTCTGGTGAATGGCCCTTAAGACTTATAACTTCAAATTTTTCATCATTAATTTTGTTTATTCCATAATCTAATATGTAATCTACACTTATATTTTTATTGCTTTTATATATAAGTTTTATTGGTGAAGCAGAAAACAGCATAGCTGCATTTAAGTCATGATTTTCCATAAATAGTTTTTCTTTAAAGGATGTATAAGTTAAACATCCAGGATAATTTTCTTTAAATAAGAGGTTACCACCACAATGGTCTAAATGACTATGAGTGTTTACTATGTATTTTGGATGAAGCCCATTTTCTAATAAAACCTCTTCTATTTTTTTTCCATCATATTTATTTTTCCCTGTATCGATCAATAAACAATTTTTATTTTTAAAAATATATACTCCAATGTTTGTAGGAAAATTTATATAATAAGAATTTCCTTTAATTTTAGTAAGTTCCACGAAATCACTTCCTTGATAAAATAATTGTTATTAATATAGATAATTTTTAATATATATTATTAGATAGATTTCCTAGTATAATATATAGGAATCTAAAAAAGTTTAATTTATCCCATGACTATCGGCTGTAGCACTACCACTTCTAAGAAGTGGCCATGTTAGAATTTTAAGAGAACCATTTAAAATTCTTATGTTGTGCATAATAGTGTTAATAAGGAGTTCTAGGTTTTAGATGGAGTAAAAACTTTACCCAAAACTTAGAAATCTGTTTATATATAATTTTAAGACACTATAAATTTTAACAGAAAAGAGACTACTTTTAAAATAATAATAACATAATAAATTTTTATAAGTAAACCTTACGAATTTTAAAAATATAATAATATAATAAAAATTATTATAGAATAATGAAAAACACCCAAATTCAGGGCAAATAAGTTGTAATCTAAGTATATATTTAGTAGAATTAGGATAATGTCGTGCTGATACTAAATTATATATAAAATTAAGTATTGGGGTAATTTTGAAATTTAATTTTTAAAAGGGGGATATAGTGCAATGTTAGAAAATTTACAACCAAAATCAGTATTTCATTTTTTTGAGGAATTAACTAAAATACCACATGGATCAGGGGATGAAAGAAGAATAAGTGATTATTTAGTTAATTTTGCAAAAGAAAGAAATTTAAAAGTTATTCAAGATAAATCTTTAAATGTAATAATAAGAAAACCAGCTACAAAAGGCTACGAAAATGCTCCCACTGTAATTATTCAAGGCCATATGGATATGGTTTGTGAAAAGGTTAAGGAAAGTGATCATGATTTTGAAAAAGATCCTTTAAAATTAAGAATAGATGGAGATTATTTATATGCTACAGGTACAACACTAGGGGGAGATGATGGGATTGCTGTTGCTTATGGGCTAGCTGTGTTAGATTCAAAGGATATAGCGCATCCCAGTATAGAATTTGTTGCTACAACTTCAGAAGAAACAGGTATGTATGGTGCTATGGGGCTAGATACTTCTAAATTAAATGGAAAAGTTTTGTTGAATATTGACTCAGAAGAGGAAGGAATATTTCTAGTTAGTTGTTCTGGTGGAGTAAATCCTATAGTTTCTATACCAAAAGAACATGAAAAAGCTACAGGTCAGTTTGTACAAATTGAAATAAAAGGATTGAATGGTGGACATTCAGGTATGGAAATTATAAAACAAAGAGCAAATGCTAATAAGTTAATGGGAAGAGTTTTATATGACCTAAAGAATAAAGTAGATTTTAATCTTGTTGAGATAAATGGTGGATCAAAACATAATGCTATTGCTTTACATGCTAATTCAGTATTAACAATAGATGAAAATAAATTTAATGAAGTTAAAGAAGTTTGCAATAAAGTTGAGCAAGCTTTCCAAAATGAATTTAGAGTAGAGGATCCTAACATAAAAATTATAGTTGAAAAGGTAGATAGTAGAGAAAAACAGTTAACTAAAAAGGTAACAGAAAATATAATAAATTTCTTGGTATTAGTTCCTTATGGAGTTCAAACTATGAGTAAAGATATAGAGGGTTTAGTTGAAAGTAGTTTAAATATTGGCATAGTTGAAAATAAGGAAGAGGAAATTAAAGTTACAATAGCTGTTAGAAGTTCAGTAAGTACTTTACAACTAGAAGTCGTAAATAGAATAGAGGCTCTATGTTCATTAATAGGTGCAAAATGTGTTAGGGAAGATGAGTATCCAGCATGGCAATTTGATCCAGAATCTAAAATAAAAGATTTATGTGTTGAGATATACACTAAATTATATGAAAAACCAGAAGTATCAGCTATACATGCAGGATTGGAATGTGGATTGTTTAAGGGTACTATGAAAGATACTGATATGATAAGTTTAGGACCAAATTTATATGATGTTCATACGCCAAATGAACACTTAAGTATATCTTCAGTAGAAAGAATATGGAAATTCTTAGTGGAACTATTAAAGAACATAAAATAAAAATTAATTATTGACATAGATAAGAAAAAGAGTTATATTAAAATTGTAAAATTTAATAAAATGAATCCTTCAGGGCGGGGCGTAATTCCCCACCGGCGGTAAAGTCCGCGAGCTACTTGTAGCATGATTCGGTGAAACTCCGAAACCGACAGTTAAAGTCTGGATGAAAGATAGGATTATAAATAATAATTTTTATATTGTTATTTTATTTCGTATATAAATCTCTGGAGGAAACTCTAGAGATTTTTTTATATTTAAGGGAACACTAAATAAAGTTTAAAAGATATAAAACTTTATTATGCTTTAAAAATATATATTGAAATAAGTATTAAATATAAAAATATATTTAGGAAATTATACTACTTAAAGTTAAATAATAGTTATATAAGGCGGTGTATTTAAAATGGAAGATTATAATTTTTATATGGAAAAAGCCTTAAAATTAGCTAAAAAAGGTGAGGGAAAGGTTAATCCTAATCCTAAAGTAGGAGCTATAGTTATTAAAGATAATAAGATAATTGGAGAAGGTTATCACAAATATTTTGGAGGTCCACATGCAGAAATTTACGCTCTTAGGGAAGCTGGAGAAAAAGCTAAGGGAGCTACTATATATGTTACATTAGAGCCCTGTTCCCATTATGGTAAAACTCCTCCCTGTGCAAAGGCTATAGTAAAGGCAGGAATAGCTAAGGCTGTTATAGCTATGAAAGATCCCAATTCACTAGTTCAAGGTATGGGAATAGATATTTTAAAACAAAATGGAATAGAAGTTGTAACTGGTATTATGGAAAAAGAAAGTAAAAAATTAAATGAAGTATTTATAAAATACATAACTAAAAAAGAACCTTTTGTAGTTTTAAAAACTGCTTCTACTTTAGATGGTAAGATTGCTACAAAAAAAGGAGAATCAAAATGGATAACAGGAGAAGAATCAAGATATAGAGTACACCAAATAAGAAATGATTTATCAGGGATAATGGTAGGGATAGGGACAATTATAAAAGATAATCCTCTTTTAACTACAAGAATAGAAGAAGGAAGAAGTCCAAAAGCAATAATAGTAGATTCTAATCTTAGAATTTCTTTAAAATCTAAAATCCTAGAAACAATTAATGAAAGAAGTATTTATATAGCTACAACTAAGAAACGTAAGGATTTATCAAAAAAGAATGATTTGGAAAATTTAGGGGTTAAAGTTTTAGAGTTTGAGGAAAATGAAGAGGGAAAAGTTCCATTAAAAAAATTAATGAAATATTTAGGGACAGAAGGAGTAGATAGTATTCTTTTAGAAGGAGGCAGCACATTAAATTTTTCAGCACTAAAAGAGGGGATAGTGGATAAAGTTATGTGTTTTATAGCACCCAAAATAATGGGAGGACAGGATTCAAAAAATATGATAGGTGGAAATGGGGTAGAAAGTTTAAAAGATATATTTAAATTAGAAAACTTAGAATTTGAAAAAGTAGAGCAAGATATACTTGTTGAAGGATATGTATATGATTAGATAATTATTTTAAACGTTTTAAATAATTATTAAGTAGAAAATATAAAGAAGGTGTTAATTTGTTTACAGGTATAGTTGAGGAAGTGGGGAAAATATTAAAAATAGAACCTGGCAAAGATTTTCTTCAAATAACCATAGAGGGGAATAAGGTTTTAAATCCATTAAGTTTGGGAGATAGTGTATCTGTAAATGGAGTATGTCTTACGGTAACCAGTTTTAATAGTAATAGCTTTACTGCAGACGTTATGGCAGAAACATTAAAAAAAAGTAGCCTGAAAACATTATCTAAAGGAAGTTTAGTAAATCTAGAAAGGGCTGTAACTTTAAATAAGCCTTTAGGAGGACATATAGTTTCAGGGCATATAGATGGAACAGGGGAAATAATAAATATAAAAAAAGAAGGAATTGCTACTATATTAGAAGCAAAAACAAAAAAAGATTTACTAAAATATATGGTACCTAAGGGTTCTGTAGCATTAGATGGAGTAAGCTTAACTTTAGTGGATATAAAAGAAAAAAGCTTTACAGTATCTCTAATACCTCATACAAAAGAAGAAACTATATTAATGAAGAAAAATATAGGCAGCATAGTGAATATAGAATGCGATATCTTAGGAAAATATATATATAAATTTATAAATTTAAAAAAAGAAAAAGAAACTCCAAAAAATAATATAAGCTTAGATTTTTTAAGTAAGACAGGATTTTTATAATTTAAAATTAAGATTAATTTATTAATGAATATTAGCTTAATGTGCAGTTTATACTATGTTTAAAGTATAAAGAAAAAATTATTATTTTAAACTTTATGTAATAATAAAATCTATATTATATTAAATAACTATTAACAGCTTTATTATGTATAACTAATAAAAAATTATGACAACAAGTTACTGAAAATAGGATAAAAAGTTAAGAGACGTGGATAAAGTAAGTGACAAATAGAACAATATATATTGCTATATTATGTAAAAATTTTATAAAAATTCAATAATATGTTTAGGGGGAATTTTCATGAGTTATAAATTTAATACTATAGAAGAAGCTATAGAGGATATAAAAAATGGGAAAATTATTGTAGTTGTAGATGATGAAGATAGGGAAAATGAAGGGGATCTTTTGATGGCAGCAGAAAAAGTTACTTCAGAGACTATAAATTTTATGGCTAAAGAGGGAAGAGGACTTATTTGTGCTCCCGTAAAAAAATCTAGACTGGAAGCATTAGAAATATATCAAATGGTACATAAAAATAAAGACAATTTTGGTACGGCCTTTACCGTATCAGTGGATGCAGTAGGCACATCCACAGGAATATCTGCATTGGATAGAGCCTTTACCGTATCAAAAATAGTAGATCCAAATTCCAAACCAGAGGATTTTTTAAAGCCAGGTCATGTGTTTCCTTTAGCAGCCAAAGATGGAGGAGTTTTAGTTAGAGCAGGACATACAGAAGCAGCAGTAGATATGGCAAGACTAGCAGGTTTTTCTGAAGCAGGAGTTATATGTGAAATAATGAATGAGGATGGGACTATGGCAAGGGTGCCACAGCTTATGGAATTTGTAAAAAAACATAATTTAAAAATAATAACTATAGCAGATTTAATTGAATACAGAAGTAAAGAAGAAAAATTAATAAAGGCACTAAAACCAGTAAAGCTTCCTTCTAAATATGGAAATTTTACTGCTATAGGGTATGAAAATTTAATAACTGGAGAAGAACATGTAGCTTTAGTAAAAGGAGATGTAAAAGGAGAGGAACCAGTACTAGTTAGAGTACATTCAGAATGTTTAACAGGAGATGTATTCGGGTCTTTAAGATGCGATTGTGGTGAGCAAATAGCTAAAGCTCTCATGAAAATAGAAGAAGAAGGAAAAGGAGTTTTAGTATATATGAGACAAGAAGGAAGAGGTATAGGTTTATTAAATAAACTAAAAGCCTATGCTCTTCAAGATGAAGGTATGGATACTATAGAAGCAAATTTAGCTTTAGGATTTCCTGAAGACTTAAGAGATTATGGTATAGGAGCTCAAATATTAAGGGATTTAGGTGTTAAAAATATAAAACTTATGACTAACAATCCTAAAAAAATATCAGGACTTTCAGGTTATGGTATAAAAATAGTAGATAGAGTTCCTATAGATATGGGATGCAAAAAAGAAAATATTAATTATTTAAAAACTAAAAAGGATAAAATGGGACATTTAATTGACATAATGTAGTTAAATTAATAGAAGATTAGGGGGAAATAAAATGAAAATATATGAAGGGAAATTAACAGCAGAAGGGTTAAAGGTAGGAATAATAGTTTCAAGATTTAATGAGTTTATAACATCAAAATTATTAGCAGGGTCTATAGATTGCTTAAAAAGACATGGAGCTAAAGAAGATAATATAGAAATATGTTGGGTACCCGGCGCTTTTGAAATACCTGTAATAGCAAAAAAAATGGCATCAAAGGGTAAATATGATGCAGTAATTTGTTTAGGAGCAGTAATAAGGGGGGCAACACCTCATTTTGATTATGTATCTAGTGAAGTTTCAAAGGGAGTGGCTCATGTATCATTGGATAAAGAAGTGCCAGTAATATTTGGAGTATTAACTACAGATACCATAGAGCAAGCTATAGAGAGAGCAGGTACAAAGGCAGGGAATAAAGGTTATGATGCAGCTATGTCAGCTATAGAAATGTCAAATTTAATAAAAATTTTAGATTAGAATTTTAAACTTTATTAAAGTCTAAAAGCTATATATTGATACAAATGCTAATTCATCTTATTAAGGGCTTTAAGCTTATTTTATTAAGTAGCCTAAATATTCTACTATTATAAAGATAATCAAAAATAAGAATCTCTATAAAATCATATAGAAATAAAAGAGCAGATATAAGTTAAAATTTATTACATTTTAACTTGTATCTGCTTAAATGTTTTAATCTTCATTAAGTAATTGTTTTAAATATTTAAATTAAGGGTTATATAAAGCTCAAGGAAAAGATTTGTTATTTATAAATAAATCCTAGTTGTCCTATAACTATTTGGAAAAATGTATTATGCAATGGTTTGGTATAATACTTTTATAGCTATTAAAAGAGATATAGTAGTAAAAACTGGTTTTATTACTTTAGAACCTTTATTTAAAGCTATTTTTGTTCCAAGCTTAGCACCAATTATCATTGCTAAGGATACGGGGATGGCTAGCTTATAGTTTATTTGTCTATGAAAAGCAAATAATATTAAAGAGGCCATATTGCTTATAGTAGTTAATGATTTTGAATTTCCACTAGCCCCTATAAAATCAAACTTAAAAATCCCAATTAATCCTATCATCATAAAAGCTCCTGTACCAGGACCAAAAAAACCTGTATAAAAGCCTACAGAAAAAGATAGAAATATTCCTAGTAGGGTATTTTTTTTATTTAATCCATGAAAATTATTCTTTAAGCCTACATTCTTAGAAAATAAACTGAATAAAGCTACTATAACTAATAAAATAAGAACTATGATGTTTAGGCAATTAGCATCAATACCCATTACTGCGTTAACACCTAATATAGCACCTATTAATGAAAAAGGAGCTAATATTTTAAATAGCTTTAAATTAATCTTTCCAGATTGAGCAAAATTAAAACAGCTTGTTAATGAAGAACAGGTAGCACAAAGCTTGTTTGTGCCTAAAGCCATATGGGGTGGAACTCCAGCCATTAAATATGCAGGTATAGTAATTAGTCCTCCACCACCAGCTATGGCATCTATGATTGCAGCTAAAAAACCTGCAAAACATAGAAGTAAAATAGTAAACAAAAAGACACATCTCCAATCTATAAAATTAATTTAATTTATTATTTTTTAAAAGATCATGTTTAAGTATATTATCAGAAGAATTTAATTCACTTATAGCATTATATTTTTTAGCTTTTAATTCTTCAGTTTCACTTATTTTTTTATGAGTTTTTATATCGTAATAAGTATTTATCGGGGATATATAAAATACTTTCCCATCAGTAAAGGAACCATTTCTAAAAATTACAGATTCATCTTTGTTGTTTAAAAGATCCCTTCCAAGCATAGTATTATTTTTTATATTTAATAAATTTGCTAATGTAGGGTATAAGTCTATTTGACCACAATATTCATTGTTTATTCCCTTTAATTTTTCATCAGGAGTGTGGATTATTAAAGGGACCTTTTGAAGTTCTATCCAGTTTAATTCATCTATATCTTTTCCCAGGAAATTAGACAAATCTTTTTCATTTTCTCTTGGTATAGCATAGTGATCCCCATAGATAGCTATTATAGAATTAGCTAAAATATTTTCTTTTTCTAAGTTATCTAAGAAAACACCTAATTGTTCATCCGTATAATGTATAGATTTCATATAGTTTCCTAAAAGAGTTCCTTCATATTCTCCTACATCAAATTCTCCATATTTATCTGTAGCTTCATATGGGAAATGACTTGTTAAGGTTACAACAAAAGAAAAATAAGGTTCTTTAAGCTTTTTCATTTTTCCTATAGTTTCATTTAGAAAGCATTTATCACTAAGTCCTAAACCTATTTTTTCATCTTTTTTATAATCTTTTTCACTATAAAATCGATCAATATTCATATTTTTATACATTAAGTTTCTGTTCCAAAAATTTTCTTTATATCCATGGAAGGCAGCTGTATTATATCCCTTTTCTTTAAGTTCTGAAGGGAGGGAATTAAAATGGTTACCTGCATATAAAAAGCAAGCAGCACCAGAAGCCGCTGGATATAAAGAGTTATTAGTTATAAATTCTGCATCAGAAGTACTTCCAGAAGCTATTTGATAAAAATAGTTGTTAAAGTATAAAGATTTATTTAAAAACTTATTTAAATTTGGAGTTATTTCTTTATTGTTTATTTTTTTATTTATAACAAAGTTTTGCAAAGCTTCTACCTGTATAAGTATTACATTTTTACCCTCATAGATATCTTTATATTTAGAAGAATTATAAGAGGTATTCTTTTGTGCCAGAACATTTTTTATGTCTTCTTTTTTATTAGAACTTACAGGCATTTTTCTTTTTATAAAGTTTGTACTAGAACAATAAAAATCAATATAATGATAGTTTAAAACTCCTAATTTTTCGGCAATATAAACTTTATTATACATAGTTGAAATAAGCTTTGGTTGTTCTTGAGATAATTTATAAAAACTTATAAACTCTGTAGGTATGGCAATAATTAAAGGTATAATTATTAATTTATAATGAAATTTATAATTATTTTGAGAAAACATTTCTTTCTTTTTAAGTGCTAAAAATAAAGGAATCAAAATTAATATGTCTAATATATAAACTAAATCCCAAAAGTTAAAAAGCTCCAATACGCTGGAACCCACTGCCCCTAGTTGGAAACTATTTATAAGTACAGGCAGAGAAAATAAATCTTTGAAATATCTAAAATAATTTAAATCTCCTATAATAATAATAGAAATTAAAATATTAAACAAAAGAAGAAAAATAAATC contains:
- the mgtA gene encoding magnesium-translocating P-type ATPase, whose product is MINKRKVNVQSVEQENTKKLFNFSKMDLQKVYKELNTDIKGLTINEVENRIEQYGLNQVEHEKPIPWYVQLFKAFINPFVLVLLVLAGVSLITDVILVAPEDRSFTTVIVVGVMVTISGLLKFSEEFKSNKAAEKLKQLVRTTAAVYRKESDIKEIDMSEIVPGDIVYLAAGDMIPADVRIITSKDLFVSQSSLTGESEPVEKYSVLKNANEDLSVSELDNICLLGTNIISGSATAVVISTGNDTYLGTMASTLTETKNLTSFEKGINSVSMLLIKFMFVMVPIVFFINGITKGNWLEALLFAISIAVGLTPEMLPMIVTTNLAKGAVVMAKRKTVVKKLDAIQNFGAMDVLCTDKTGTLTLDKIVVERYLNIHGEQDQRVLRHAYLNSFYQTGLRNLMDIAILEHGNEKGFKELEKNYLKVDEIPFDFVRRRMSVVLKNNEGKRQLITKGAVEEMLSICTLAEYKGEVVELTEDIKNKVLRMVTRLNNEGMRVIAIAQKNNIADENNFSVKDESNMVLMGYVGFLDPPKDSAKDAIKALNENGVAVKILTGDNDAVTLKICKEVGLKITNVLLGNEVEKMGDDKLAEIVENTNVFAKLSPLQKSRIIKILQNKGHTVGFMGDGINDAAALRQADVGISVDTAVDIAKESADIILLEKNLMVLEEGVIEGRKVFGNIIKYIKMTASSNFGNVFSVLVASMFLPFLPMLPIHLLIQNLFYDISQISIPWDTMDKEYLRKPRKWNASDIGRFMIFIGPVSSIFDIITYLVMWFVFKANTPAMQSLFQSGWFIEGLLSQTLIVHMIRTKKIPFVQSRATAPVLLLTGIIMTAGICIPFTSFGASIGLQPLPLLYFSWLIGILLAYCVLTQSIKRLYIKKFNSWL
- a CDS encoding MBL fold metallo-hydrolase codes for the protein MELTKIKGNSYYINFPTNIGVYIFKNKNCLLIDTGKNKYDGKKIEEVLLENGLHPKYIVNTHSHLDHCGGNLLFKENYPGCLTYTSFKEKLFMENHDLNAAMLFSASPIKLIYKSNKNISVDYILDYGINKINDEKFEVISLKGHSPEQIGFITPEKVCFLGDSIFSDETIKKYSLPYYYDLEESIKSLEIIKNIEADYFVISHCDRVLEKDEIINLVDKNMKNIEKHVNIILELLDQPLTKEDILENLVILEDLNLNFNQYHLYTGALSAFITYLFHKNLIDYSIEDGKLYYFKKL
- a CDS encoding aminoacyl-histidine dipeptidase — its product is MLENLQPKSVFHFFEELTKIPHGSGDERRISDYLVNFAKERNLKVIQDKSLNVIIRKPATKGYENAPTVIIQGHMDMVCEKVKESDHDFEKDPLKLRIDGDYLYATGTTLGGDDGIAVAYGLAVLDSKDIAHPSIEFVATTSEETGMYGAMGLDTSKLNGKVLLNIDSEEEGIFLVSCSGGVNPIVSIPKEHEKATGQFVQIEIKGLNGGHSGMEIIKQRANANKLMGRVLYDLKNKVDFNLVEINGGSKHNAIALHANSVLTIDENKFNEVKEVCNKVEQAFQNEFRVEDPNIKIIVEKVDSREKQLTKKVTENIINFLVLVPYGVQTMSKDIEGLVESSLNIGIVENKEEEIKVTIAVRSSVSTLQLEVVNRIEALCSLIGAKCVREDEYPAWQFDPESKIKDLCVEIYTKLYEKPEVSAIHAGLECGLFKGTMKDTDMISLGPNLYDVHTPNEHLSISSVERIWKFLVELLKNIK
- the ribE gene encoding riboflavin synthase — protein: MFTGIVEEVGKILKIEPGKDFLQITIEGNKVLNPLSLGDSVSVNGVCLTVTSFNSNSFTADVMAETLKKSSLKTLSKGSLVNLERAVTLNKPLGGHIVSGHIDGTGEIINIKKEGIATILEAKTKKDLLKYMVPKGSVALDGVSLTLVDIKEKSFTVSLIPHTKEETILMKKNIGSIVNIECDILGKYIYKFINLKKEKETPKNNISLDFLSKTGFL
- a CDS encoding bifunctional 3,4-dihydroxy-2-butanone-4-phosphate synthase/GTP cyclohydrolase II, with translation MSYKFNTIEEAIEDIKNGKIIVVVDDEDRENEGDLLMAAEKVTSETINFMAKEGRGLICAPVKKSRLEALEIYQMVHKNKDNFGTAFTVSVDAVGTSTGISALDRAFTVSKIVDPNSKPEDFLKPGHVFPLAAKDGGVLVRAGHTEAAVDMARLAGFSEAGVICEIMNEDGTMARVPQLMEFVKKHNLKIITIADLIEYRSKEEKLIKALKPVKLPSKYGNFTAIGYENLITGEEHVALVKGDVKGEEPVLVRVHSECLTGDVFGSLRCDCGEQIAKALMKIEEEGKGVLVYMRQEGRGIGLLNKLKAYALQDEGMDTIEANLALGFPEDLRDYGIGAQILRDLGVKNIKLMTNNPKKISGLSGYGIKIVDRVPIDMGCKKENINYLKTKKDKMGHLIDIM
- the ribE gene encoding 6,7-dimethyl-8-ribityllumazine synthase; protein product: MKIYEGKLTAEGLKVGIIVSRFNEFITSKLLAGSIDCLKRHGAKEDNIEICWVPGAFEIPVIAKKMASKGKYDAVICLGAVIRGATPHFDYVSSEVSKGVAHVSLDKEVPVIFGVLTTDTIEQAIERAGTKAGNKGYDAAMSAIEMSNLIKILD
- a CDS encoding sulfite exporter TauE/SafE family protein, which gives rise to MFTILLLCFAGFLAAIIDAIAGGGGLITIPAYLMAGVPPHMALGTNKLCATCSSLTSCFNFAQSGKINLKLFKILAPFSLIGAILGVNAVMGIDANCLNIIVLILLVIVALFSLFSKNVGLKNNFHGLNKKNTLLGIFLSFSVGFYTGFFGPGTGAFMMIGLIGIFKFDFIGASGNSKSLTTISNMASLILFAFHRQINYKLAIPVSLAMIIGAKLGTKIALNKGSKVIKPVFTTISLLIAIKVLYQTIA